A region of Nakaseomyces glabratus chromosome M, complete sequence DNA encodes the following proteins:
- the SSN8 gene encoding cyclin-dependent protein serine/threonine kinase regulator SSN8 (CAGL0M06875g~Ortholog(s) have RNA polymerase II core promoter sequence-specific DNA binding, cyclin-dependent protein serine/threonine kinase regulator activity), protein MSGSYWTSMQRQKWQHTKPSLARERQRLWVMECQLFPQGLNIIVDSKPNSADSSNGNAANNGGGNGRSQLVATTKNIPITHRDLHYDKDYNLRIYCYFLIMKLGRRLNIRQYALATAHIYLSRFLLKASVREVNLYLLVTTCVYLACKVEECPQYIRTLVSEARSLWPEFIPPDPTKVTEFEFYLIEELQCYLIVHHPYKSMEQIVEALKEEPFKLTFTSDELQNCWSLINDSFINDVHLTYAPHIIAMACLFITVSIQGSNTKELSLTSAVTETLTSQSSLTPQQQTFFRFLAESHVDLEEVMDTIQQQIILYDHWDRYHEPWIKYLLHTLYLRPLSA, encoded by the coding sequence ATGTCTGGGAGTTACTGGACTTCTATGCAGCGGCAAAAGTGGCAGCACACCAAGCCTAGCTTGGCGCGCGAGCGACAGAGGCTGTGGGTTATGGAGTGCCAGTTATTTCCACAAGGTCTGAATATTATAGTGGATTCCAAGCCCAACTCCGCAGATAGTTCCAACGGAAATGCTGCTAATAATGGAGGTGGCAATGGTAGGTCACAATTGGTAGCCACGACTAAGAATATCCCTATAACACATAGAGATTTGCATTACGATAAGGATTATAATTTGAGGATTTACTGTTATTTCCTCATAATGAAACTGGGCAGACGGTTAAACATACGGCAATATGCCTTGGCTACTGCACATATATATCTTTCACGATTTCTATTAAAAGCTTCCGTCAGAGAGGTCAATTTATATCTATTGGTCACTACATGCGTTTATTTGGCTTGTAAAGTGGAAGAGTGTCCACAATATATCAGGACATTAGTAAGCGAGGCAAGATCATTATGGCCGGAGTTTATACCTCCTGATCCTACAAAGGTAACAGAATTCGAATTTTACCTGATAGAAGAACTACAATGCTACTTAATTGTACACCACCCTTATAAGTCTATGGAACAGATAGTGGAAgctttgaaagaagagCCTTTCAAACTAACTTTTACGTCAGATGAGCTACAAAACTGCTGGTCACTTATAAATGATAGCTTTATCAATGACGTACATTTAACTTACGCACCTCACATCATTGCTATGGCATGTCTATTCATTACCGTCTCCATACAGGGTTCAAATACTAAGGAATTGTCATTGACTTCTGCGGTAACTGAGACTTTAACGTCTCAGTCCTCCTTGACCCCTCAACAACAAACttttttcagatttttGGCTGAATCACACGTTGACCTAGAAGAAGTAATGGATACCATCCAACAACAGATCATTCTTTATGACCATTGGGATCGTTACCATGAGCCATGGATTAAGTATCTCCTACATACACTTTACCTAAGACCACTATCTGCCTGA